Proteins encoded together in one Telopea speciosissima isolate NSW1024214 ecotype Mountain lineage chromosome 6, Tspe_v1, whole genome shotgun sequence window:
- the LOC122663661 gene encoding AT-hook motif nuclear-localized protein 1-like isoform X1: MEGRENMSTGVAVMGADAPPNFHVAARTENPSSVVAAAAAATPVGTSQVSTVKKKRGRPRKYGPEGTMSMALSPMPISSSAPAPAPPAQPALPAPQPTGEFSGSNKRGRGRPGYLKQLPHPRTEMENMGDWVSCSVGANFTPHVITVATGEDVTTKVISFAQQGPRAICILSANGLISNVTLRQPDSSGGSLTYEGRFEILSLSGSFMPSEIGGTKSRSGGMSVSLASPDGRVVGGGVGGVLVAASPVLVVVGSFVPSTQHELKTKKSKTDAASAGTPTAGMPNSNAELEDSYSGQGQRTSTPKSNIASTSFRGDNWATMHSMQDSRNSATDINISLP; the protein is encoded by the exons ATGGAAGGAAGGGAAAATATGAGTACCGGGGTAGCAGTTATGGGGGCAGATGCCCCTCCCAACTTCCACGTAGCTGCAAGAACAGAGAACCCTAGTTCAGTTGTTGCTgctgcagcagcagcaactCCAGTTGGAACGTCACAGGTAAGTacggtgaagaagaagagaggtagGCCCCGAAAATATGGTCCAGAAGGAACTATGTCTATGGCATTATCACCAATGCCGATTTCTTCTTCTGCGCCGGCACCAGCACCGCCAGCACAACCAGCACTACCAGCACCACAACCAACTGGCGAGTTCTCCGGTAGCAACAAGCGGGGTAGAGGGCGGCCTGGTTATTTGAAGCAACTGCCTCATCCGAGAACGGAGATGGAAAATATGG GTGATTGGGTGTCATGCTCTGTTGGGGCAAACTTTACACCCCATGTGATCACTGTTGCTACTGGCGAG GACGTTACAACGAAGGTTATATCATTTGCTCAGCAAGGGCCTCGAGCCATTTGCATTCTTTCAGCAAATGGTTTGATTTCAAATGTCACTCTTCGTCAGCCTGATTCTTCTGGGGGTTCTTTGACGTATGAG GGTCGATTTGAGATACTTTCATTATCTGGATCGTTCATGCCTTCTGAAATTGGAGGAACTAAGAGCAGATCTGGTGGGATGAGTGTCTCATTAGCAAGTCCAGATGGTCGTGTTGTAGGGGGGGGAGTTGGTGGTGTACTAGTTGCTGCCAGCCCAGTACTG GTTGTGGTGGGCAGCTTTGTGCCAAGCACTCAACATGAACTGAAGACAAAGAAATCAAAGACAGATGCCGCATCCGCTGGTACACCAACCGCTGGCATGCCGAATTCTAATGCAGAGTTGGAGGACAGCTATAGTGGCCAAGGGCAGCGTACCTCAACTCCTAAGTCTAATATTGCTAGTACTTCATTCCGAGGAGACAACTGGGCAACAATGCACTCCATGCAGGATTCAAGGAATTCTGCAACTGACATCAACATTTCTTTACCTTAA
- the LOC122663661 gene encoding AT-hook motif nuclear-localized protein 1-like isoform X2, with protein sequence MSTGVAVMGADAPPNFHVAARTENPSSVVAAAAAATPVGTSQVSTVKKKRGRPRKYGPEGTMSMALSPMPISSSAPAPAPPAQPALPAPQPTGEFSGSNKRGRGRPGYLKQLPHPRTEMENMGDWVSCSVGANFTPHVITVATGEDVTTKVISFAQQGPRAICILSANGLISNVTLRQPDSSGGSLTYEGRFEILSLSGSFMPSEIGGTKSRSGGMSVSLASPDGRVVGGGVGGVLVAASPVLVVVGSFVPSTQHELKTKKSKTDAASAGTPTAGMPNSNAELEDSYSGQGQRTSTPKSNIASTSFRGDNWATMHSMQDSRNSATDINISLP encoded by the exons ATGAGTACCGGGGTAGCAGTTATGGGGGCAGATGCCCCTCCCAACTTCCACGTAGCTGCAAGAACAGAGAACCCTAGTTCAGTTGTTGCTgctgcagcagcagcaactCCAGTTGGAACGTCACAGGTAAGTacggtgaagaagaagagaggtagGCCCCGAAAATATGGTCCAGAAGGAACTATGTCTATGGCATTATCACCAATGCCGATTTCTTCTTCTGCGCCGGCACCAGCACCGCCAGCACAACCAGCACTACCAGCACCACAACCAACTGGCGAGTTCTCCGGTAGCAACAAGCGGGGTAGAGGGCGGCCTGGTTATTTGAAGCAACTGCCTCATCCGAGAACGGAGATGGAAAATATGG GTGATTGGGTGTCATGCTCTGTTGGGGCAAACTTTACACCCCATGTGATCACTGTTGCTACTGGCGAG GACGTTACAACGAAGGTTATATCATTTGCTCAGCAAGGGCCTCGAGCCATTTGCATTCTTTCAGCAAATGGTTTGATTTCAAATGTCACTCTTCGTCAGCCTGATTCTTCTGGGGGTTCTTTGACGTATGAG GGTCGATTTGAGATACTTTCATTATCTGGATCGTTCATGCCTTCTGAAATTGGAGGAACTAAGAGCAGATCTGGTGGGATGAGTGTCTCATTAGCAAGTCCAGATGGTCGTGTTGTAGGGGGGGGAGTTGGTGGTGTACTAGTTGCTGCCAGCCCAGTACTG GTTGTGGTGGGCAGCTTTGTGCCAAGCACTCAACATGAACTGAAGACAAAGAAATCAAAGACAGATGCCGCATCCGCTGGTACACCAACCGCTGGCATGCCGAATTCTAATGCAGAGTTGGAGGACAGCTATAGTGGCCAAGGGCAGCGTACCTCAACTCCTAAGTCTAATATTGCTAGTACTTCATTCCGAGGAGACAACTGGGCAACAATGCACTCCATGCAGGATTCAAGGAATTCTGCAACTGACATCAACATTTCTTTACCTTAA